A window of the Chloroflexus sp. Y-396-1 genome harbors these coding sequences:
- a CDS encoding DUF4230 domain-containing protein, translating to MYYDDDHNHDDIRRRARSLMRSRRPADWIDDDWEMLPRRYYRSRRAGRFPVSFLLLLIIVLAVGIGGFWIAQRINAVGTALPNLQVIVQTPTPQIVSGAAVVQRIQQLSRLETSKYTIERVIDVRQSSNIPIIGDWLASDALLLIAHGTVVVGVDLSQITADAVTVSADGSRITVRLPPVQVFSATLDNSKTRVYSRDRGLLAPENPHLETIARQAAEQQILQAACEDGIMEEGTRNAALALRQFLGLIDGVVVEVITSPPAACTVMP from the coding sequence ATGTACTACGATGACGATCACAACCATGACGACATTCGCCGACGTGCCCGGTCGCTCATGCGTTCGCGGCGTCCAGCAGACTGGATTGACGATGACTGGGAGATGTTACCCAGACGCTACTACCGGTCACGACGGGCTGGTAGGTTCCCGGTGTCGTTCCTTCTTTTGCTCATCATCGTGCTGGCCGTTGGGATCGGTGGCTTCTGGATCGCACAGCGCATAAACGCCGTAGGAACGGCACTACCCAACCTGCAAGTGATTGTCCAGACCCCGACCCCACAAATTGTCAGTGGAGCGGCAGTGGTTCAGCGGATTCAGCAACTGAGTCGGCTTGAAACCAGCAAATACACCATCGAGCGCGTGATTGATGTGCGGCAGAGCAGTAACATTCCGATCATCGGTGATTGGCTCGCCAGTGATGCCTTGCTGTTGATTGCACACGGTACGGTGGTGGTTGGGGTTGATCTGAGCCAGATCACGGCTGATGCAGTAACGGTTTCTGCCGATGGGAGTCGCATTACCGTTCGTTTACCTCCGGTGCAGGTCTTTAGCGCAACTCTTGATAACAGCAAAACTCGCGTGTACAGTCGCGACCGGGGCTTGCTGGCGCCGGAAAATCCGCATCTGGAGACCATCGCTCGTCAGGCTGCCGAGCAGCAGATTTTACAGGCGGCGTGTGAAGATGGGATCATGGAAGAAGGAACCCGTAATGCTGCATTAGCACTACGCCAGTTTCTTGGTCTGATCGATGGGGTAGTTGTTGAGGTCATCACATCGCCGCCAGCAGCATGTACCGTCATGCCCTGA
- a CDS encoding YbaN family protein: MKQNRYEHTQRTRKNLILRVILLTVGSLALLIGTLGIVVPGIPTTPFILIAAACYIRSSERLYRWLITNRFFGPVITTWREKRGLTLQTKIVTFLLVWSLLGGAALFLVESIFMRGLLIGLAMVKTLVLLRLRTVQ; encoded by the coding sequence ATGAAACAAAACCGTTATGAACACACACAGCGCACCCGAAAAAACCTGATCCTCCGGGTTATTCTGCTGACCGTTGGATCATTGGCGCTGCTTATTGGAACACTAGGCATTGTAGTTCCAGGTATTCCGACCACCCCATTCATCTTGATCGCGGCCGCTTGCTACATCCGCAGCTCAGAACGGCTCTATCGCTGGTTGATAACAAACCGCTTTTTCGGACCGGTGATCACCACTTGGCGGGAAAAGCGTGGACTGACGCTTCAGACCAAAATCGTTACCTTCCTCCTTGTCTGGAGTTTGTTAGGCGGAGCAGCGCTGTTTCTGGTGGAAAGTATCTTTATGCGGGGTCTCCTGATCGGGCTGGCAATGGTGAAGACACTTGTCCTGCTTCGTTTGCGTACTGTTCAATGA
- the ubiE gene encoding bifunctional demethylmenaquinone methyltransferase/2-methoxy-6-polyprenyl-1,4-benzoquinol methylase UbiE, whose protein sequence is MEVLPPPEAKAEYVEQMFARIARGYDRVNRVMTFGLDQGWRRKVVEYVAPPVYGRALDVGTGTGDFLPELAAWAREGFVIGVDFTVPMMRAGQPKIADLVHRGRAAFVAGDALQLPFPDNTFDAITTGFVLRNVTDIPAALREMYRVARPGATMACLEVARPRNPLLRWGHRIYFEQVVPWIGALLGGDRRAYTYLPQSARLFPPPDELAAMMRAAGWKHVFYRLYGLGAVAIHVGAKV, encoded by the coding sequence ATGGAAGTACTACCGCCGCCAGAGGCAAAAGCAGAGTATGTCGAGCAAATGTTTGCCCGAATTGCTCGCGGCTACGATCGGGTTAACCGGGTGATGACCTTTGGCCTTGATCAGGGTTGGCGACGCAAAGTTGTTGAATATGTTGCGCCACCGGTCTATGGTCGTGCGCTTGATGTGGGAACCGGTACAGGTGACTTTTTACCTGAACTTGCCGCATGGGCGCGTGAAGGGTTCGTCATTGGGGTCGATTTTACCGTCCCGATGATGCGGGCTGGGCAGCCTAAAATCGCCGATCTGGTACACCGTGGTCGTGCAGCCTTTGTTGCCGGTGATGCGCTACAACTACCCTTCCCCGACAATACCTTCGACGCAATCACGACCGGTTTCGTGCTACGGAACGTAACCGACATTCCCGCCGCGTTGCGCGAAATGTATCGCGTAGCCCGGCCCGGTGCAACAATGGCGTGTCTGGAAGTGGCTCGACCGCGCAACCCGCTTTTGCGCTGGGGTCATCGCATCTATTTCGAGCAAGTGGTACCCTGGATCGGTGCACTGCTCGGTGGTGATCGCCGTGCCTATACCTATCTACCGCAATCAGCGCGGCTTTTCCCTCCCCCCGATGAGCTGGCAGCGATGATGCGAGCTGCCGGTTGGAAGCATGTCTTCTACCGGTTGTACGGACTGGGGGCGGTTGCTATTCACGTTGGCGCGAAGGTATAG
- a CDS encoding asparaginase, translated as MPKLLILSTGGALTIRRALGARDDQPFTLRSDLTITIEEFANLPGSHLTPQQIFALSQRIQNLRDGFDGILVTTGSDTLEETAFLIDLLLPEGPPIVITGLPRLSSSGSPETNGLLAAITVAAAPSAANLGVLVVADGAIYAAAAVQMQFSQGVGMITAPTGFLGRVEGDQVYIRLQPLNRQWIAAPRLVEPVDLIRIGQGADDRQLRHSIADNVAGIVIETFGSGRVPPWWLPAIGEAIQRRIPVVAVSRAGVGGMGDEFGYVGAYHDLRKLGVIFATDLSGIKARLKLMAALAVARSPAELRALFQERKDS; from the coding sequence ATGCCAAAACTGCTGATCTTATCAACTGGGGGTGCCTTAACGATTCGCCGGGCGTTAGGTGCGCGCGATGATCAGCCATTCACGTTGCGCTCAGACCTGACGATTACTATCGAGGAGTTTGCCAATCTGCCCGGCAGCCATCTGACGCCGCAGCAGATTTTTGCCCTGAGCCAGCGTATCCAGAATCTGCGGGACGGATTCGATGGTATCTTGGTAACAACCGGCAGTGATACATTGGAAGAGACTGCTTTTTTAATCGATCTCTTGCTTCCTGAAGGCCCACCGATTGTCATTACCGGTCTGCCACGCCTCAGTAGTAGTGGCTCCCCTGAGACGAACGGGCTGCTGGCAGCGATCACGGTAGCCGCGGCGCCGTCTGCTGCTAATCTAGGCGTGTTGGTCGTAGCTGATGGTGCGATCTACGCTGCGGCAGCCGTGCAGATGCAGTTTAGTCAGGGTGTTGGGATGATCACAGCGCCGACAGGATTCTTGGGGCGGGTCGAGGGTGATCAGGTGTATATTCGATTACAACCGCTGAACCGTCAGTGGATTGCGGCCCCACGATTGGTTGAACCGGTTGACCTGATACGCATTGGCCAGGGCGCCGATGATCGCCAACTGCGCCACAGTATTGCTGACAATGTTGCCGGTATTGTCATCGAAACGTTTGGCAGCGGGCGGGTACCGCCGTGGTGGCTGCCAGCCATTGGCGAGGCCATCCAACGACGTATTCCGGTTGTCGCTGTTAGTCGGGCCGGTGTCGGTGGAATGGGTGACGAGTTTGGGTATGTTGGCGCCTACCATGATTTGCGCAAGCTAGGGGTCATTTTTGCCACCGATCTCAGTGGGATCAAAGCTCGTTTGAAGCTCATGGCGGCGTTGGCAGTAGCGCGTTCGCCTGCTGAGTTACGAGCGCTGTTCCAAGAGCGTAAGGATAGTTGA
- a CDS encoding SUMF1/EgtB/PvdO family nonheme iron enzyme, whose product MPVRTILIVLVSALLLGSGIIVYPTAAQTPSPPATTPLPSTPTPVVSSTPQTGALSADELGRCFNEPLVCLINLVVTGNLWPAVVLIGVVIALAVIEPWRTRFVRWFDRLIGGQKRDIQDDAEREWEREKIVEQLSYEKRRQQAPAGRERYLQRLERDMRRMAKIPALGREQRELNLEQVYIPLYVVEREQIERFQAYLLGKDDSRREAYEAVNTSRPVFRLLSEQNLLPKTKSEKPADPEQTTTRLLLVGRAGSGKTTTLHYGALVLAQAWRDKRGLHFWSLRHGHHPVLRLAQAWRDKRGLHLIRERLELFTDRCPFPIYARLTELMTYVRNRYQAQDLVGAPASVLLDALDELVRRDVPDLPTNMVSDWVKEGGCVLMLDGLDETGDAEERGHTIDLINSLVREYPHNRYLLASRPFEGLSERLSGFVERHLRPLDADDIKRLLNNLFRALRLPTEQAADEYHDPTTLVPEAAELWQSLERNPRLFDMATNPLLLTSMAVLVEGREPLPVERAKIYEKLVRLTIEAWRKAQLSRDRPGVVVRLFEESDDSVRLRLQLLAAAMLEKEQREVTLTQAREVLRPVYRANNPDWNDERCDAYIRELLAQLALHSGLLQARDIDSLFSFAHFTLQEYLAARYYTEQGRDKEEKVRRLVERWAEPRWRETILLAIGHEATSGSRETAQHMIRQLLATGDPEAIILAGDGLDEANARTVGELTPQRVEVANRLRELAALTPAWRQVAHPDPVVRNRAALILDRLGEDNDRLGLDPTRADYWAERIEAGEFSMGDDEGLHDDEKPQFIYRINRPFALARFPVTNRQYLRFLEALAGRGDRPTVNAAQQVLTEWRQAELSDDLLHPLLWSGARYRPGEGNLPVVGVTWYAASAFARWVDIWLHTIGVLSTGEEVRLPSEAEWERAAAYPVVLPASAPRAGRRTFPWGEQLTETPASSIVSSIEANVRASGINHPSVVGIFPHGAAACGAEDMAGNVWEWCSTRYVRYPLGADIKPESFYNRTWDRTFVLRGGSWRGTAANARCAYRYDYLPDNVYGPWGFRLARLFS is encoded by the coding sequence ATGCCTGTACGTACCATCCTGATCGTGTTGGTGAGTGCGTTGTTGTTGGGGTCGGGAATCATTGTGTATCCGACCGCCGCCCAAACCCCTTCCCCGCCTGCGACTACACCGCTGCCTTCAACACCGACGCCGGTTGTTTCATCAACACCCCAGACCGGCGCGTTGTCTGCCGATGAGCTAGGCAGGTGCTTCAACGAACCGCTTGTATGTCTGATCAACCTGGTTGTTACTGGGAATCTATGGCCTGCGGTTGTATTGATCGGCGTTGTGATTGCGCTTGCCGTAATCGAACCCTGGCGCACGCGGTTTGTGCGTTGGTTTGACCGGCTGATCGGCGGGCAGAAGCGAGACATCCAAGATGATGCAGAGCGTGAATGGGAGAGGGAAAAGATTGTAGAGCAGCTCTCATATGAGAAGCGGCGACAGCAGGCGCCTGCGGGCCGCGAGCGCTACTTGCAGCGGCTGGAGCGTGATATGCGCCGGATGGCGAAGATTCCGGCGTTGGGTCGTGAACAGCGCGAATTGAACCTCGAGCAGGTCTATATTCCGCTGTACGTGGTCGAACGCGAGCAGATCGAGCGCTTTCAGGCCTATTTGCTTGGTAAAGATGACTCGCGCCGTGAAGCATACGAAGCGGTGAATACCAGCCGACCGGTGTTCCGCCTGTTGAGTGAACAAAACCTTTTGCCGAAGACGAAATCCGAAAAACCGGCAGACCCTGAACAGACCACCACCCGGCTGCTGCTGGTGGGGCGGGCCGGTAGTGGTAAGACGACAACGCTCCATTACGGGGCGCTGGTGCTGGCACAGGCGTGGCGTGACAAACGAGGGCTGCACTTTTGGAGCTTGCGGCACGGACATCATCCGGTCTTGCGGCTGGCACAGGCGTGGCGTGACAAACGAGGGCTGCACCTCATCCGCGAACGGTTGGAACTCTTTACCGACCGCTGCCCGTTCCCGATCTACGCCCGTCTGACCGAACTGATGACGTATGTGCGCAACCGGTATCAGGCTCAGGACCTGGTCGGTGCACCGGCTTCGGTATTGCTCGATGCCCTCGACGAGCTGGTGCGGCGCGATGTACCTGACTTGCCGACCAACATGGTGAGCGATTGGGTCAAAGAGGGTGGGTGTGTGCTAATGCTCGATGGTCTGGATGAGACCGGCGATGCCGAGGAGCGCGGCCATACCATCGACCTGATCAACAGTCTGGTGCGGGAATATCCGCATAATCGCTATCTGCTGGCCAGTCGCCCGTTTGAAGGGTTGAGTGAGCGACTGTCGGGATTCGTCGAGCGCCATTTGCGTCCGTTAGATGCAGACGACATTAAGCGTCTCCTGAACAATCTCTTTCGGGCACTACGCTTACCGACAGAGCAAGCCGCAGATGAGTATCACGATCCCACCACTCTCGTGCCGGAAGCTGCCGAACTGTGGCAGAGTCTCGAACGCAATCCGCGCCTGTTCGATATGGCGACCAATCCCCTGCTATTGACCAGTATGGCGGTGTTGGTCGAAGGGCGTGAGCCGCTGCCGGTAGAGCGGGCCAAAATCTACGAAAAGCTGGTACGGCTGACGATTGAAGCCTGGCGCAAGGCGCAACTGAGTCGCGACCGGCCGGGGGTCGTGGTCAGACTGTTCGAGGAGAGTGACGACAGTGTGCGCCTGCGCTTGCAGTTGTTGGCGGCGGCAATGCTCGAAAAGGAGCAGCGTGAAGTGACCTTAACCCAGGCCCGCGAGGTGCTGCGGCCGGTCTATCGGGCAAATAACCCCGATTGGAATGACGAGCGGTGTGATGCGTATATCCGCGAGCTGCTCGCACAGCTTGCCTTGCATAGCGGGTTACTGCAAGCCCGTGACATCGACTCGCTCTTCAGTTTTGCCCATTTCACGCTACAAGAATACCTGGCCGCTCGTTATTACACCGAGCAAGGGCGTGACAAGGAAGAGAAAGTCCGCCGCCTGGTCGAGCGCTGGGCAGAACCGCGCTGGCGCGAGACGATTCTGCTGGCGATTGGCCACGAAGCGACCAGCGGCTCGCGTGAGACGGCGCAGCACATGATTAGGCAATTGCTTGCAACCGGCGATCCTGAAGCCATCATCCTGGCCGGCGATGGTTTGGACGAAGCGAATGCGCGTACTGTGGGTGAGCTAACCCCCCAGCGGGTTGAGGTAGCCAACCGCCTCCGCGAGCTTGCCGCGCTCACCCCGGCCTGGCGTCAGGTTGCCCATCCCGATCCGGTGGTGCGTAACCGCGCCGCGCTGATCCTTGACCGGCTCGGCGAGGATAACGACCGCCTCGGCCTCGATCCAACCAGAGCCGACTACTGGGCCGAACGTATCGAAGCGGGTGAGTTCAGCATGGGCGATGACGAGGGTCTGCATGATGATGAAAAACCGCAATTCATCTACCGCATTAACCGCCCCTTTGCCCTGGCCCGCTTTCCGGTCACCAACCGGCAGTACCTGCGCTTCCTCGAAGCTTTAGCGGGACGCGGTGATCGGCCGACGGTGAACGCTGCCCAGCAGGTATTGACAGAATGGCGTCAGGCAGAGTTATCGGATGACCTGCTACACCCTCTGCTCTGGTCTGGCGCTCGCTACCGGCCCGGTGAGGGGAATCTGCCGGTGGTAGGCGTCACCTGGTACGCGGCCAGCGCTTTTGCCCGCTGGGTAGACATCTGGCTCCATACGATTGGGGTGCTGAGTACAGGTGAAGAAGTGCGCTTGCCCAGCGAAGCCGAGTGGGAGCGAGCGGCGGCCTATCCGGTCGTCTTACCGGCAAGTGCACCGCGGGCTGGGCGTCGCACCTTCCCATGGGGAGAGCAGTTGACAGAAACGCCCGCATCGAGTATTGTATCAAGTATTGAAGCAAATGTTAGGGCCAGTGGAATTAACCACCCCTCGGTCGTTGGCATCTTCCCACACGGCGCGGCAGCCTGTGGCGCCGAAGACATGGCGGGGAATGTGTGGGAATGGTGTAGTACGAGGTATGTTCGGTATCCATTAGGAGCAGATATTAAACCAGAAAGTTTTTACAATCGGACATGGGATAGAACATTTGTGCTGCGCGGCGGCTCGTGGCGCGGCACTGCTGCGAATGCGCGTTGCGCCTACCGCTACGACTACCTCCCCGATAACGTCTACGGCCCTTGGGGTTTTCGTCTCGCCCGTTTATTCTCCTGA
- a CDS encoding SUMF1/EgtB/PvdO family nonheme iron enzyme: MLRGGSWNNTATNARCAYRNNNNPDNDNDNWGFRLATHAPRPPEMCCKLLNCNTEA; encoded by the coding sequence GTGCTGCGCGGCGGCTCGTGGAACAACACTGCTACGAATGCGCGTTGCGCCTACCGCAACAACAACAACCCCGATAACGACAACGACAATTGGGGTTTTCGTCTCGCCACTCACGCTCCTCGCCCGCCGGAAATGTGTTGTAAGTTGCTCAATTGCAATACCGAGGCATAA
- a CDS encoding response regulator transcription factor codes for MSVPYGVLIGGLGAYTDEYLVSLCLTAGYHALAVRGVQALFENLSRQIDLALIDLPGSEHLTQIPEVTRHFKGILIILGPRNDRLTVEAFHYGIDDYIARPFRADELLARMRAHLRRYQRSMPPPFTIGPFTLDLAARRISFKDTPLTLDLPSFTLLNVLAEAPTRLFTATELLTQVWGRAEATNVALLDKSWQRLRHQVGNAVDVLVGDVRQGFALLAPSPSP; via the coding sequence ATGAGCGTTCCGTATGGCGTATTGATAGGGGGATTGGGTGCATACACTGACGAATACCTGGTTTCATTATGTCTGACCGCTGGTTATCACGCCCTGGCCGTGCGCGGCGTCCAGGCCCTGTTTGAAAACTTGAGTCGGCAGATTGATCTGGCCTTGATCGACCTGCCGGGCAGTGAGCATCTTACTCAGATTCCAGAGGTGACCAGACATTTCAAAGGTATCTTGATCATTCTTGGCCCACGCAATGATCGGCTGACCGTCGAGGCCTTCCATTATGGTATTGATGATTACATCGCGCGCCCCTTTCGCGCCGACGAACTGTTAGCGCGTATGCGTGCCCATTTACGGCGTTATCAACGCAGTATGCCACCTCCCTTCACGATTGGCCCGTTCACCCTTGATCTGGCAGCCCGTCGCATTTCATTCAAAGATACCCCTCTGACGCTTGACCTGCCTTCGTTTACACTCCTTAATGTCCTGGCCGAAGCACCTACCCGTCTGTTCACTGCAACCGAACTCCTGACGCAGGTCTGGGGACGTGCTGAGGCTACCAATGTTGCCCTTCTCGACAAGAGCTGGCAGCGTCTGCGTCACCAGGTTGGAAATGCAGTTGATGTATTGGTTGGTGATGTCCGGCAAGGATTTGCTCTTTTGGCTCCCTCACCTTCCCCCTAG
- the avd gene encoding diversity-generating retroelement protein Avd, protein MNNIPLFAKTYDLLRWLIPTTLKYPREHRFALALRTQQAAFEFNELIVMARKSRDKRELLIRADAHLEQLRLYVRLAHDLKLLSLRQYEYVSREISGLGALLGDWMKRSGVRFSSEQSRDHQDRSSDGADMHETSV, encoded by the coding sequence ATGAATAATATTCCCCTTTTTGCCAAGACTTACGATTTACTACGCTGGTTGATACCCACTACACTAAAATATCCGCGTGAACATCGCTTTGCGCTGGCGCTCCGAACACAGCAGGCAGCTTTTGAGTTCAACGAGCTGATTGTCATGGCGCGTAAGAGCCGTGATAAGCGTGAATTACTGATACGCGCCGATGCTCATCTCGAGCAACTTCGTCTTTATGTCCGTCTTGCCCACGACCTAAAACTGTTGTCGCTTCGCCAATACGAATACGTTAGTCGTGAAATTAGTGGATTGGGGGCATTATTGGGAGACTGGATGAAACGTAGTGGTGTACGGTTCTCATCTGAGCAATCGCGTGATCATCAGGATCGTTCTTCAGATGGTGCAGACATGCATGAAACTAGTGTATAA
- a CDS encoding reverse transcriptase domain-containing protein: MKTYRQLYPQVYDFENLYASYRAARRAKRGRAEVARFEVRVEDELFRLQDELRNETYRPGTYRNFYIYEPKKRKISAAPFRDRVVHHALVRVIEPIFERRFIFDSYACRRGKGTHRALDRCTAFVRRYRFVLQCDIAKFFPTIDHAILLTILGRTLADERIMRLCERIVQSGDGVLDSERDVHWFPDDDLFAPLRPQGLPIGNLTSQFWANVYLNELDHFVKRVLKCRAYVRYADDFLLFHNDKATLHGWLAELRHFAANRLRLLLHPTKCQVFPTDNGVPFLGFHHFATYRRLKRPVVVRFRRRLRMLQEEYAAGRIDREKIGASIQSWCAHAAHGNTYRLRNQILRQTVFSPAHV; encoded by the coding sequence ATGAAGACGTATCGGCAGTTGTATCCGCAGGTGTACGATTTTGAAAATCTCTACGCTTCCTACCGCGCCGCCCGGCGCGCAAAGCGTGGGCGGGCAGAAGTTGCCCGTTTTGAGGTTAGAGTTGAAGATGAGTTGTTCCGCTTGCAAGACGAGCTGCGTAACGAAACGTATCGCCCCGGTACGTATCGGAACTTCTACATTTACGAGCCGAAGAAGCGTAAAATCAGTGCCGCTCCGTTCCGCGATCGTGTTGTTCATCATGCCCTGGTTCGCGTGATCGAGCCGATCTTCGAGCGGCGGTTTATCTTTGACTCTTATGCCTGTAGACGCGGAAAGGGTACCCATCGTGCGCTTGATCGCTGCACCGCATTTGTACGTCGCTATCGCTTCGTGTTGCAGTGTGATATTGCGAAATTTTTTCCCACGATTGACCACGCTATCTTACTGACAATTTTGGGAAGAACGCTTGCTGATGAGCGTATTATGCGTTTATGTGAACGGATTGTGCAGAGCGGCGACGGAGTGCTAGATAGTGAGCGTGATGTACACTGGTTCCCGGATGATGATCTGTTTGCACCGCTTCGTCCACAAGGTTTACCGATTGGCAATCTTACCTCACAATTTTGGGCCAATGTCTACTTGAACGAACTCGATCACTTTGTAAAACGTGTCCTGAAATGTCGGGCGTATGTACGCTACGCCGATGATTTCCTGCTCTTCCATAACGACAAAGCAACCCTCCATGGTTGGTTAGCCGAGCTACGTCATTTTGCTGCCAATCGTTTACGGTTACTGCTCCATCCGACAAAGTGTCAGGTGTTTCCTACCGACAATGGCGTGCCGTTTCTGGGTTTTCATCATTTTGCAACGTATCGACGTTTGAAGCGACCCGTGGTGGTGCGTTTTCGGCGTCGGCTGCGAATGCTGCAAGAGGAGTATGCTGCCGGGCGCATCGACCGAGAGAAGATAGGAGCATCTATTCAGAGCTGGTGTGCACATGCAGCTCATGGCAACACCTACCGATTGCGCAATCAGATACTACGTCAAACCGTCTTTTCACCAGCACATGTATGA